Proteins from a single region of Bdellovibrio bacteriovorus HD100:
- a CDS encoding sensor histidine kinase, protein MNKNALIKVSLFSITIAVVLSLISLLFMNRIMSIQGARFRDEFLRFYASSIEQKLQKVPADQVSQHKDLLRMDRDFRPPMMGPPPPPLAGMMPPPPPPREGRPPHPPFKGPGGPGSDHRGPRPPHMDMDSWIVNGQGQVLIYKHSPALAQAWEDLPHPTSSKEFVTTENFFRIGNPTIVIRLNTETELYLIIKEPPRPMLGNLIITQAILTSAMIVIALILAIASLFFYMRRKSLEARSVLHRLEEGDLKARFEIHRLDEFGGLMLDFNRMAEEIEKLVGRIHATERTRKQLLQEMGHDLRTPLTSLKTSFETLQIHHDKLSAEKRGELFDVLIREIDYFKDLIEQLMTIASLDEPHFKASTERIDVMNLLTQEVRHRQHSDSKIKWSLEGGTVPPVLGDSHLIQRLIRNGLENAERYAESTVDVRIHESSDSLTIEISDNGQGLDAEALKTFGQRREFRGRKITKNGHFSLGLGSVIMKAITDLHNGTLNIENRLSGNEIQGATLKITLPTSK, encoded by the coding sequence ATGAACAAAAATGCTCTCATCAAAGTTTCGCTTTTCAGCATCACCATCGCGGTGGTTTTAAGTCTGATTTCTTTGTTGTTCATGAATCGTATCATGTCCATTCAAGGTGCCAGATTCCGTGATGAATTCCTGCGCTTTTATGCTTCATCTATCGAACAGAAACTGCAGAAGGTTCCCGCAGACCAGGTTTCGCAACACAAAGACCTGTTGCGCATGGACCGCGATTTCCGCCCGCCGATGATGGGGCCCCCGCCGCCGCCTTTGGCTGGGATGATGCCACCACCACCTCCTCCACGTGAAGGCCGGCCTCCTCACCCGCCCTTTAAAGGACCCGGAGGCCCCGGATCGGATCATCGGGGGCCTCGACCTCCGCACATGGATATGGATTCCTGGATCGTAAATGGTCAGGGTCAGGTGTTGATCTATAAGCATTCACCTGCTCTGGCGCAGGCTTGGGAAGACCTGCCGCACCCGACCTCCAGCAAAGAATTTGTCACCACGGAAAACTTCTTCCGCATTGGCAACCCTACAATTGTAATCCGCCTGAACACCGAGACCGAGCTTTACCTGATCATCAAAGAACCCCCGCGCCCGATGCTGGGGAATTTGATCATCACTCAAGCCATACTGACTTCCGCGATGATCGTGATTGCGCTGATTCTGGCGATCGCGTCGCTGTTTTTCTATATGCGCAGGAAGTCCCTGGAAGCCCGTTCGGTTCTTCATCGCTTGGAAGAAGGCGATCTTAAAGCGCGTTTTGAAATTCACCGCCTGGACGAATTCGGAGGTCTGATGCTGGACTTCAACCGGATGGCGGAAGAAATCGAAAAACTGGTGGGTCGTATCCACGCCACCGAAAGAACCCGCAAACAATTGTTGCAGGAAATGGGACATGATCTGCGCACCCCGCTGACCAGCTTAAAAACTTCGTTTGAGACCCTGCAGATCCACCATGACAAACTGTCCGCGGAAAAACGCGGAGAGCTGTTTGATGTCCTGATTCGCGAAATTGACTATTTCAAGGATCTGATTGAGCAGTTAATGACCATCGCCTCGTTGGATGAACCACACTTCAAAGCCAGCACCGAGCGCATAGACGTTATGAATCTGCTGACCCAGGAAGTCCGCCATCGCCAGCACAGCGACTCAAAAATCAAATGGAGCCTTGAAGGTGGCACCGTGCCACCGGTTCTGGGTGACAGCCACTTGATCCAGCGTCTGATCCGCAATGGCCTTGAAAATGCCGAACGCTATGCCGAGTCCACCGTGGACGTGCGCATTCATGAAAGTTCTGATTCTTTGACCATCGAGATTTCCGATAACGGCCAGGGTCTGGATGCAGAAGCCTTGAAAACCTTCGGTCAGCGTCGGGAATTCCGCGGCAGAAAGATCACCAAGAACGGACATTTCTCGCTGGGCCTGGGTTCCGTGATCATGAAGGCCATCACCGACCTTCACAACGGCACTCTGAACATCGAAAACCGTCTTAGCGGCAACGAAATCCAAGGGGCCACCCTGAAGATCACCCTGCCAACTTCCAAATAA
- the icmF gene encoding fused isobutyryl-CoA mutase/GTPase IcmF, which yields MAYTPKNPIRIVTAAALFDGHDASINIMRRILQDMGAEVIHLGHNRSVSDVVKAVLQEGAQGVCISSYQGGHMEYFKYMKDLLDEAGAGYVKIYGGGGGVIVFDEKKELEAYGIAQIFHPEDGRRMGLEGMIEMIIKGCDFDLLEKQKEFKTKKNIFNGDTVPSVELGVALTAIENGHKDFSLNAFGLESFKANKEPLVLGITGTGGAGKSSLIDEMVQRYLNAYPDKKIAVVCVDPSKRKTGGSLLGDRIRMNSLSRNRVFMRSVASRGSGREIASSLPDILKFIRQLDFDFVIAETSGIGQGNMAITEVSDMSMYVMTSDFGAQSQLEKIDMIDFADLVAVNKADRRGALDALRDVTKQYKRSRKIFDEKVEVPVFLTQASQFNDGGVNKLFFRLADILESKQPGKWVVNAQYKNNILSAEEHVIIPADRQNYLAEITSTIHKYKKRTETLAEKASQLGGLQKVAPLLNADPATVKKVEADLSSEFTAEELDQLKNFEGLIKTYSGDELVFKVRDKELRQPMVRESLSGTKIRRVVVPKFKDWGDRFRYLKLENVPGEFPFTAGVFQLKRADEDPKRMFAGEGTPERTNRRFHYLTKGETAHRLSTAFDSVTLYGQDPDQRPDIFGKVGESGVSICTLNDMKKLYAGFDLINPNTSVSMTINGPAPMILAFYFNTAIDQQVEKKEKELGRKLTESEWNDLAVWTLQQVRGTVQADILKEDQGQNTCIFSINFALKMMGDIQEYFVRSKIRNFYSVSISGYHIAEAGANPISQLAFTLSNGFTFVEYYLARGLKVDDFAPNLSFFFSNGLDPEYSVLGRVARRIWAVAMRDLYKGNDRSQKLKYHIQTSGRSLHAQEIDFNDIRTTLQALIALYDNCNSLHTNAYDEAITTPTEESVRRAMAIQLIINREFGMTMNENPMQGSFFIDELTDLVEEAVLNEFKKINERGGVLGAMETQYQRSKIQEESLYYERLKHDGTLPIIGVNTFIDPKTMAADYVPPKIELARASYEEKNAQLDNVHKYQEDHASEGAKSLQNLKDTVLSGGNIFAALMTAARYCSLYQMTQALYEVGGQYRRNL from the coding sequence CACCGAAGAATCCGATCCGAATTGTCACTGCAGCCGCTCTGTTTGACGGCCATGACGCCAGCATCAATATCATGCGCCGTATCCTTCAGGATATGGGTGCGGAAGTCATTCACCTGGGGCACAACCGCTCGGTGAGTGATGTGGTGAAGGCCGTGTTGCAGGAAGGCGCCCAGGGCGTCTGCATCAGCTCCTATCAAGGGGGCCACATGGAGTACTTCAAGTACATGAAGGATCTTCTGGATGAAGCCGGTGCCGGTTACGTGAAAATCTACGGCGGCGGCGGCGGTGTGATTGTCTTTGATGAGAAAAAAGAACTTGAGGCCTATGGCATCGCCCAGATCTTCCACCCGGAAGACGGTCGTCGCATGGGTCTTGAGGGCATGATTGAAATGATCATCAAGGGTTGTGATTTCGACCTGCTGGAAAAGCAAAAAGAATTCAAAACCAAAAAGAACATCTTTAACGGCGACACCGTTCCTTCTGTGGAACTGGGTGTGGCTTTGACCGCGATTGAAAACGGTCACAAGGATTTCTCTTTGAACGCCTTTGGTCTGGAGTCTTTCAAAGCCAACAAAGAACCTCTGGTTTTGGGTATCACCGGGACCGGTGGTGCGGGTAAGTCCTCTTTGATTGATGAAATGGTGCAAAGATACCTGAATGCGTATCCAGACAAGAAAATCGCCGTGGTGTGCGTGGATCCATCCAAGCGCAAAACTGGTGGTTCCCTGCTGGGGGATCGTATTCGTATGAACTCTTTGTCCCGCAACCGCGTGTTCATGCGCTCGGTGGCGTCCCGTGGTTCAGGTCGCGAGATCGCTTCTTCTTTGCCGGACATTCTGAAATTTATCCGTCAACTGGACTTTGATTTCGTTATCGCCGAAACCTCTGGTATCGGTCAGGGGAATATGGCGATCACGGAAGTCAGTGATATGTCCATGTACGTGATGACCTCTGATTTCGGTGCGCAATCACAGTTAGAGAAGATTGACATGATCGATTTCGCCGACCTGGTGGCGGTGAACAAAGCCGACCGTCGTGGGGCGCTGGATGCTCTTCGTGATGTGACCAAACAATATAAACGTTCTCGCAAGATCTTTGATGAAAAGGTCGAGGTTCCGGTCTTCCTGACTCAGGCCTCCCAGTTCAATGATGGTGGCGTGAATAAATTGTTCTTCCGTTTGGCTGATATCCTTGAAAGCAAGCAGCCAGGCAAATGGGTTGTCAATGCCCAGTACAAGAACAACATCCTGTCTGCGGAAGAGCATGTGATCATTCCGGCAGACCGTCAGAACTATTTGGCGGAAATCACTTCCACCATTCATAAATACAAAAAGCGCACTGAAACTCTGGCGGAAAAAGCGTCCCAGCTGGGTGGTTTGCAAAAAGTCGCGCCTTTGTTGAATGCAGATCCTGCGACCGTGAAAAAAGTGGAAGCGGACCTAAGCTCTGAGTTCACTGCGGAAGAACTGGATCAACTGAAAAACTTCGAAGGTCTGATCAAGACCTATTCCGGTGATGAACTGGTGTTCAAAGTCCGTGACAAAGAACTGCGTCAGCCAATGGTGCGCGAATCCCTGTCCGGCACTAAAATCCGCCGTGTGGTTGTTCCTAAGTTCAAAGACTGGGGCGATCGCTTCCGTTATTTGAAACTTGAAAACGTGCCGGGGGAATTCCCGTTCACGGCCGGCGTGTTCCAGTTAAAACGCGCCGATGAAGACCCTAAGCGTATGTTCGCGGGCGAAGGAACTCCAGAGCGCACGAATCGTCGTTTCCACTATCTTACAAAAGGCGAGACGGCACACCGTCTTTCCACGGCATTTGATTCCGTGACCTTGTACGGTCAGGATCCAGATCAGCGTCCGGATATCTTCGGTAAAGTCGGGGAGTCTGGTGTTAGCATCTGTACTTTGAACGACATGAAAAAGCTGTATGCGGGCTTTGATCTGATCAACCCGAATACTTCCGTGTCCATGACTATCAATGGTCCTGCACCAATGATTCTGGCCTTCTATTTCAATACTGCGATTGATCAGCAGGTTGAAAAGAAAGAAAAAGAACTGGGTCGCAAGCTGACTGAAAGCGAGTGGAATGATCTGGCCGTCTGGACCCTGCAACAGGTTCGTGGGACGGTTCAAGCTGACATCCTGAAAGAAGATCAGGGTCAGAACACCTGCATCTTCTCTATCAACTTCGCCTTGAAGATGATGGGCGACATTCAAGAGTACTTCGTTCGCAGCAAAATCCGTAACTTCTACTCTGTCAGTATCTCCGGATACCACATTGCGGAAGCGGGCGCGAATCCGATTTCTCAGTTGGCGTTCACGCTGTCCAATGGTTTCACGTTTGTTGAATACTATCTGGCGCGCGGTCTGAAGGTGGATGACTTCGCTCCGAACCTGTCCTTCTTCTTCTCCAACGGTCTGGATCCGGAATATTCCGTATTGGGCCGTGTGGCTCGTCGTATCTGGGCTGTGGCGATGCGTGACCTGTATAAGGGCAACGATCGTTCTCAGAAGTTGAAGTACCACATTCAGACGTCGGGTCGTTCCCTGCATGCGCAGGAAATTGACTTCAATGACATCCGCACGACTTTGCAGGCGTTGATTGCTCTTTATGACAACTGCAACAGCTTGCACACGAACGCGTACGATGAAGCCATCACCACACCGACGGAAGAATCTGTTCGTCGTGCGATGGCGATTCAGCTGATCATCAACCGTGAATTCGGCATGACCATGAATGAAAACCCAATGCAGGGTTCATTCTTCATCGACGAGCTGACGGACCTGGTAGAAGAAGCGGTCTTGAATGAATTTAAAAAAATCAACGAACGCGGTGGCGTTCTGGGTGCAATGGAAACGCAGTACCAGCGTTCCAAAATCCAGGAAGAGTCCCTGTACTATGAGCGCCTGAAACATGATGGCACTTTGCCGATCATTGGTGTGAACACCTTCATCGATCCAAAAACGATGGCGGCCGATTACGTTCCACCTAAGATTGAACTGGCGCGCGCGTCTTACGAAGAGAAAAACGCTCAGCTGGATAACGTCCACAAGTACCAGGAAGATCATGCCTCCGAAGGTGCCAAGTCGTTGCAGAATCTGAAAGACACCGTCCTCAGCGGCGGCAACATCTTCGCAGCCCTGATGACCGCAGCAAGATATTGCAGCTTGTACCAAATGACTCAAGCCCTGTACGAAGTCGGTGGCCAATACCGCCGTAACCTCTAA
- a CDS encoding GlsB/YeaQ/YmgE family stress response membrane protein codes for MGIIWTIIIGFVVGLIAKFLMPGKDGGGFIMTTLLGIIGSVVGTYVGSALGWYEVGEGAGFIASVLGAMIVLFLARMLTKR; via the coding sequence ATGGGCATCATCTGGACCATCATCATCGGTTTTGTCGTGGGCTTAATTGCGAAATTCCTGATGCCGGGCAAAGATGGCGGCGGATTCATTATGACCACTCTTCTGGGAATCATAGGCTCGGTGGTGGGAACCTATGTTGGAAGTGCTTTGGGCTGGTACGAAGTGGGTGAAGGGGCTGGTTTTATCGCGTCGGTTCTGGGAGCGATGATTGTGCTGTTCCTGGCCCGCATGCTGACCAAACGCTAG
- a CDS encoding FeoA family protein, giving the protein MNLHDMTIKSGQSVEITGFAGEDVLRERLHEMGLRVGSIITILGKAPFGGPLLIRFNTSFLALRKEEASCALVMLK; this is encoded by the coding sequence ATGAATTTACACGACATGACAATCAAGTCGGGACAGTCCGTAGAAATCACCGGTTTTGCTGGTGAGGATGTTTTGCGTGAACGTCTGCACGAAATGGGTTTAAGAGTCGGCTCTATCATCACTATTTTGGGGAAAGCTCCGTTTGGCGGTCCCTTGCTGATTCGTTTCAACACAAGTTTCCTGGCTTTGCGAAAAGAGGAGGCGTCATGCGCGCTGGTGATGCTGAAGTAA
- a CDS encoding BP74-related protein, producing MDFGIKTSIGIGSLILTTSFTAGASQVFYSPSLCAPEHLTLFVTNKTNEPQRVWTQVRYGAEIDERHHDLEAKSQIKIRGTSFLPEAQAFSLKAWNKNVVQVSSVCDDSFSTPLTDTTSPEVTHWLPSSVQSVKLHLLNLYLKPNSVRLKAFNRLGAVIGEKEITLEKYYDTSAFKWNLNQTVARIEVQGAERLHSVLSYDNGSGEQVSPSVALKPVTLPADTTKTYFLVSTKDPQADEAFVIALDKPETIATAREQIRNPNLEKIVVAGIELGNGGFNRAFLSRDKAPYSWSVNRVDAFADFAHIDCDGSPELTEERLEQKLNEGGRICFWRYRVVRELSASEVSSGKLKP from the coding sequence ATGGATTTTGGTATTAAGACTTCAATCGGTATTGGCAGCTTGATCCTGACAACCTCCTTCACGGCCGGAGCCTCGCAGGTATTCTACAGCCCCTCGCTGTGCGCTCCAGAGCACCTGACCCTGTTTGTAACCAACAAAACCAACGAACCCCAGCGCGTGTGGACCCAGGTGCGCTATGGCGCTGAAATCGATGAACGTCATCACGACCTGGAGGCCAAATCCCAGATCAAAATCCGCGGCACCAGCTTCTTGCCGGAAGCCCAGGCTTTTTCCCTTAAAGCCTGGAATAAAAATGTCGTTCAAGTTTCAAGTGTTTGCGATGATTCTTTTAGCACTCCTTTAACTGACACCACTTCACCGGAAGTCACACACTGGCTGCCGTCTTCCGTGCAAAGTGTGAAGCTTCACTTGTTGAACCTTTACTTGAAACCAAACTCTGTTCGCCTGAAAGCCTTCAACCGCCTGGGCGCCGTAATTGGCGAAAAGGAAATCACACTTGAGAAGTATTATGATACATCAGCATTCAAGTGGAACTTGAATCAAACCGTGGCCCGTATTGAAGTCCAAGGAGCAGAACGCCTGCATTCGGTGCTTAGTTATGACAACGGCTCGGGCGAACAGGTCAGCCCGTCGGTGGCGTTAAAACCTGTGACATTGCCGGCGGATACCACCAAAACTTACTTCCTGGTTTCAACCAAAGATCCGCAAGCTGATGAAGCCTTTGTGATTGCTCTGGATAAACCTGAAACCATCGCCACAGCTCGTGAGCAGATTCGCAACCCGAATTTGGAAAAAATCGTGGTGGCTGGAATTGAACTGGGAAATGGCGGATTCAACCGTGCGTTTCTTTCCCGCGACAAGGCCCCTTATTCATGGTCGGTGAACCGTGTGGATGCCTTTGCGGACTTTGCGCATATCGATTGCGATGGCAGTCCTGAATTGACCGAAGAGCGTCTGGAGCAAAAACTTAATGAAGGCGGACGTATCTGCTTCTGGCGCTATCGCGTGGTGCGCGAACTGTCAGCCTCTGAAGTTTCCAGCGGCAAACTTAAGCCCTAG
- a CDS encoding 6-pyruvoyl trahydropterin synthase family protein, with the protein MSTTTLHLAKQNFKFSAAHFLIFDETHAERLHGHNYQVKVDIKTPSEEELHSDGYFLDFNVFKKYIKARLDQWDEMVLLPEKQKDMKFKKNGPSLEVTFRERFYAFPANEVTLLSVTNTSVEQLSRLLAEEFFAEFKKYGVKSVRVYVAETAGQGASTVVPSRA; encoded by the coding sequence ATGTCCACGACCACATTGCATTTGGCAAAACAAAATTTCAAGTTCTCTGCCGCGCACTTTCTGATCTTTGATGAAACACACGCGGAGCGCCTGCACGGACATAACTATCAGGTGAAAGTCGACATCAAAACGCCTTCCGAAGAAGAACTGCATTCTGACGGTTACTTCCTTGATTTCAATGTATTTAAAAAATACATCAAGGCCCGTTTGGATCAATGGGACGAGATGGTGCTGTTGCCAGAAAAGCAAAAAGACATGAAATTCAAAAAAAACGGCCCGTCACTGGAAGTGACTTTCCGCGAGCGGTTTTATGCTTTCCCCGCCAATGAAGTCACCCTGCTGTCAGTGACCAACACCAGCGTGGAACAATTGTCCCGCCTGCTGGCAGAAGAATTCTTTGCTGAGTTCAAAAAGTATGGCGTGAAAAGTGTGCGCGTTTATGTTGCGGAAACCGCAGGGCAGGGCGCCTCCACGGTCGTGCCATCTAGGGCTTAA
- a CDS encoding NAD(P)/FAD-dependent oxidoreductase, giving the protein MSKIIQNLEIPIDNDLEEKLQWLVPEHGPYRILRQSVDARRSHSPHFVYTVEVAEKGETLELPEFKLEKIENPKEKPLIVGTGPAGLFAALRFVERGVPCVLFERGSDSGERIKGINQYWRYGKLDPRNNVCFGEGGAGLYSDGKLITRIKSPHIPYVMNRLVQFGAPEEIQWLSNPHVGSDRIRRVIPKLREFLRANGCEIHFNTQVTEVLTEGTQVVGVRTEHGTEFRSPHVVMATGHSAEDMINHLRDLGVKLDGKSFAMGLRVEHSQASINKIQYRQFSEHPKLGAANYKLAHHDNKTGIGVYSFCMCPGGYVLSSGTEADGIVCNGMSNYNRNSPYANAAIVISIDHDKNFGDDVFGGMKMRRELETRAFNSVVAAGGTRELPAQNLMDFLQGTNSKTGPRALRPGSSPSGALNIRLDELLPKHMVTRLREGFEKFQGSMKGFLTEEAQVYGIESRTSCPVRVTRDDETLESVSHKGLYPAGEGAGYAGGITSAACDGIRIAEKIIAQL; this is encoded by the coding sequence ATGTCCAAGATTATTCAGAATCTTGAAATCCCTATTGATAACGACCTAGAAGAAAAATTGCAGTGGCTTGTCCCTGAACATGGTCCTTATCGCATTCTGCGCCAATCCGTGGATGCTCGCCGTTCCCACTCCCCGCATTTCGTTTATACCGTCGAGGTCGCCGAAAAAGGCGAAACTTTGGAACTGCCGGAATTCAAACTTGAAAAGATTGAAAACCCCAAAGAAAAACCCCTGATCGTCGGCACCGGCCCGGCGGGTCTGTTTGCGGCGTTGCGCTTTGTGGAAAGAGGCGTGCCTTGCGTGTTGTTTGAGCGCGGCTCTGACAGCGGCGAGCGGATCAAAGGAATCAATCAGTACTGGCGTTATGGCAAACTCGACCCGCGCAATAACGTTTGCTTCGGCGAAGGTGGTGCAGGTCTTTATTCCGATGGCAAGCTGATCACCCGTATCAAGTCCCCGCACATTCCCTATGTGATGAATCGCCTGGTGCAGTTCGGTGCCCCTGAAGAAATCCAGTGGTTGTCAAATCCGCACGTGGGTTCAGACCGTATCCGCCGAGTCATTCCAAAACTGCGTGAATTCCTGCGCGCCAATGGTTGCGAAATTCATTTCAACACCCAGGTCACAGAGGTTCTGACCGAAGGCACACAAGTTGTCGGTGTTCGCACTGAACACGGCACTGAATTCAGATCCCCGCACGTTGTGATGGCCACCGGCCACTCGGCCGAAGACATGATCAATCACCTGCGTGACCTTGGCGTGAAACTGGATGGTAAGTCCTTCGCCATGGGGCTTCGCGTGGAGCACTCACAAGCTTCCATCAATAAAATTCAATACCGCCAGTTCTCTGAACACCCCAAGCTGGGTGCAGCCAACTATAAACTGGCTCATCACGACAACAAAACCGGCATCGGGGTCTATTCCTTCTGCATGTGCCCGGGGGGTTACGTTCTTTCTTCCGGCACTGAAGCCGACGGCATCGTCTGCAACGGGATGAGTAACTACAACCGCAACTCTCCGTATGCGAATGCGGCGATCGTGATCAGTATTGACCACGACAAAAACTTTGGGGATGACGTTTTTGGTGGCATGAAGATGCGCCGTGAACTTGAAACCCGCGCTTTTAATTCCGTTGTGGCTGCTGGTGGCACACGGGAACTTCCGGCTCAGAACCTGATGGACTTCCTGCAAGGGACAAACTCCAAGACGGGTCCACGCGCCTTGCGCCCGGGGTCTTCCCCATCGGGAGCATTGAACATTCGTCTGGATGAACTGCTGCCAAAGCACATGGTGACTCGCCTGCGCGAAGGTTTTGAAAAATTCCAAGGCAGCATGAAGGGCTTCTTAACTGAAGAGGCTCAAGTGTACGGCATCGAGTCCCGTACCAGTTGCCCGGTTCGCGTGACCCGTGACGATGAAACCTTGGAAAGCGTATCACACAAAGGTCTGTACCCTGCAGGTGAAGGCGCCGGTTACGCCGGAGGAATCACCTCGGCTGCCTGCGACGGCATCCGCATCGCCGAAAAGATCATCGCACAACTATAA
- the asd gene encoding archaetidylserine decarboxylase (Phosphatidylserine decarboxylase is synthesized as a single chain precursor. Generation of the pyruvoyl active site from a Ser is coupled to cleavage of a Gly-Ser bond between the larger (beta) and smaller (alpha chains). It is an integral membrane protein.), with product MSAITRILPKRRLSRWVGHFMHWKGPSLWARLSIRGFAWLYNIDLAEAEKSYDQYPSIGEFFVRRLKTGIRPVGTGWAVHPADSKITQAAAIDNGTLIQAKGLTYKLKDFTQDPDCDKKWAGGFFMTYYLCPTDYHRVHSPVDGNITDVRYMPGELWPVNEWSTTNVPDLFSVNERVLVEIETDLGPVGVVFVGATNVGHIVLSFDEKIRGNQKGPHIFEHKHYSPEIPVHKGSELGMFRMGSTVVMLYPPSFRQKFEGHMNLGPSVRVNADLIKNP from the coding sequence ATGTCAGCAATTACCAGAATTCTACCAAAACGTCGTCTTAGCCGCTGGGTCGGTCACTTTATGCACTGGAAGGGCCCTTCTTTGTGGGCACGCCTGTCTATCCGGGGCTTTGCGTGGCTTTATAACATCGATCTGGCCGAGGCGGAAAAGTCCTATGACCAATATCCCTCCATTGGTGAATTCTTCGTTCGCCGCTTAAAAACCGGCATTCGCCCTGTGGGCACCGGTTGGGCGGTTCATCCGGCTGACAGTAAAATCACGCAGGCCGCTGCCATTGATAACGGCACTTTAATTCAGGCCAAGGGTCTGACTTACAAGCTGAAGGACTTCACGCAAGATCCGGACTGCGATAAGAAATGGGCCGGCGGCTTCTTTATGACCTACTATCTTTGCCCGACGGACTATCACCGTGTGCATTCTCCGGTGGATGGAAACATCACCGATGTTCGTTATATGCCAGGTGAATTGTGGCCGGTGAATGAGTGGAGCACAACGAACGTTCCGGATCTGTTCTCCGTGAACGAACGCGTTCTGGTGGAGATTGAAACGGATCTGGGGCCTGTGGGTGTGGTCTTTGTTGGCGCCACCAACGTGGGTCACATTGTGCTGAGCTTTGATGAAAAAATCCGCGGAAATCAAAAAGGCCCTCATATCTTTGAGCACAAACACTACAGCCCCGAGATCCCGGTACACAAAGGATCTGAGCTGGGTATGTTCCGCATGGGTTCCACCGTGGTGATGTTGTATCCTCCGAGCTTCCGTCAGAAGTTTGAAGGTCACATGAATCTGGGGCCATCCGTGCGCGTGAATGCCGATCTGATCAAAAATCCATAA
- the queD gene encoding 6-carboxytetrahydropterin synthase QueD, with product MKFELKQHFQIESARFLPHLPASHPCSRMHGHSFKLILTLVGDLDPKIGWVIDYNDIQALMKPLLDQIDHRVLNEVPGLENPTSELLAKWLYDKARPFLPTLVKVTVAETPATECSYPVI from the coding sequence ATGAAATTCGAACTGAAACAGCATTTTCAAATTGAATCGGCGCGATTCCTGCCTCACCTGCCGGCAAGCCATCCATGCTCTCGTATGCACGGGCACAGCTTTAAACTGATCCTGACTCTGGTGGGTGACCTTGATCCCAAAATTGGCTGGGTGATCGATTACAACGACATCCAGGCCCTGATGAAGCCCCTGTTAGACCAGATTGATCATCGCGTTTTGAACGAAGTTCCAGGACTTGAAAACCCGACTTCCGAACTTTTGGCAAAATGGCTGTATGACAAAGCCCGCCCGTTTCTGCCAACGCTGGTGAAAGTCACAGTGGCTGAAACCCCGGCCACCGAGTGCTCTTACCCTGTAATTTAA